A window of Gemmatimonadaceae bacterium genomic DNA:
CAGTTCTGCAGTGTCACGACCTGCTTTCGTCCAAACGCGAGCAGCTCGCGAATGACGCCCGACGCCCGGAAGCATTCCTCACGCACCTGCGAAAGGCGGCGCTGCGCGCTCGTGTCGAGATCGCCCTTCTGAATGACGAGATGCACCCCCGCCATCATCGCGGTGAGGATGTTGTTCAAGTCGTGCGCGACGCCGCCGGCGAGCTGACCCACCGCCTCCAGCTTCTGCGCTTCGTGCAACTGCGCTTCGCGAAAACGTTCGGCCGTGATGTCGCGTTCGATGGCCGAGAGTCCGATGACGCCGCCCGTTGCGTCGCGAATCGGCGAGAGCGTGACGGCGACGATCAGCCGGCGGCCATCCTTCGCGAGCCGCTCGGTGACGATGTTCGAAACGTCGCCGCCATGCCGCGCGCTCTCGAGCAGCGCCGCTTGCTCGTTGGCCTGGTCGGGGGGCACGATACGAAATACTGAATCGCCGACCATTTCATCAGCCGTATAGCCGTAGATGCGTTCCGCGGCTGCATTCCAGTGCGTGACGACGCCGTCGGGCGCCTGCGCGATGATGGCGTCGTTCGACGACGCGACCAGGGTGCTGAGCCACGCGCGATCCTCGAGCTCGCGCATCTCCCGCGACAGATCGGTGAGCACGCCGAGGAGGCGAACGCCGCGCGGCGGCTGCTCGCTGCGCGAGTCGTCAGCGTCGAGAAACCGCACGCCGCCGCGAATGCCCACCCAGATGGCGGGCCCCGACGGGCGACTGACGCGGAACACGCCGTCGAGGGCGCCGCTGCCCCCGGGATCGAGCGATCGTTCCACGGCAAACCGAAAGCGCTGACGATCCTCGGGTTCGATCGCCGACTCGATCATGTCGATCGTGACGTCGGCAGTCTCGGACAGGCCCAGCAGCTCGCGGCCGCGTGAGTTGATGTCGATGTGATCGGTGTCGAGCGCCCAATCCATGGTGCCGGCACGTGCCGCGTCGACGATGAGCCGAATGCGATCGGCCGCGTCGCGCAACGCGGCGTCGGATCGCTTTTGCTCGTCGATGTTCGACGCGATGCCGATCCACCCCTTCACTCGGCCGCGGCGGTTGCACACGGGCTCCGCGCGAACGCGGAACCACTCGTGCGATCCGTTGTTCAGGCGAAGCCGAAACTCCGTGTTCAGAATTTCCTCACCGGCCCGCGCCTCGGCCCAATCGTTGGCGACGCGCGCGCGGTCGGCTTCGTGCACGCACGTGAGCCAGCCGCCGCCCTGCATGTCGGCCTGCATCTGACCGGTGACGAGCGTCCAGGTTGGCGCGACGATGCGCTCGCCGTCGGCGCTGACGCGCCACACGATCTGTGTGAACTCGCCGGCGAGACGCCAGATCTCGGAGTCGGAAATGCGATCGGATATGCGGCGCGACGGGCCCGACACGATTGGTCGGCCCGACGGGACTTCTTTGGATGACACGCGGCCTTCTGAGGCGGAACGCGCACAGCGTGCGCAGGGCGTGCGATAGCCGGCGGCGGCTAGGGTAGGAACAACGAAGAACTCCGCCTCGCCTGCACTATGAGACGCAAACGGGATTTGCGCCAGTTGCGTTTTGTCCGAACGTTTTGAGTTCGGATGGCGTCGTGTCAGCGGCGCGCGACGAGAAACGACGGAATCTCGGGGCTCGGCGTCGCCGACGTGCCTCCGAGATCGTGCCATGCGGCTTGCACCAACTCGGTGATCAAACGTTCTTCCTGGCCGTAGAGGCGGCGGCCCAGGTCAATGGTCGCCAATCGGCGGAGGACGTCCTGTATCTCGTGAACCGGCAGATCGGCCTTCGCGACGTTCGCGATGCGATGCCGATGCTTGCGAATCCAGCGCTGCGACTGCGGCCACATGGCGCGCGCATACCGCTCGTAATCTTCGCCCGGGATGGCGCGCGGAAAGCGCGAATCGAGCGGAGCGGAGTCCGATGTCGGCCAGAACGTGATTGGTTGGCGGCGGCGCCAGGTCATCGGGGGCTCCAGAGAAGGTCGGTCTGCCACAGAGTGTCGGCAGGTCCCCGTGCCAGTTTGAGGGCGATTACGCCCAGCGCGCGAGCGACCAGGTGCCGCGGCCGGTGCGCCGAAATCGGCCGGAGGAGTCGTCGTGGAGCACGCCGTTCAGCCGTGCCGGTGGGTCGTCGGACAAGCCGAGCCGGGCATAGACGTGGGCGGCGAGGGCGGAGAAGTGCATGGCGGAGCCTTGCTCCTCGAGCACGGAGGCGGCCGCATCGAGAAGCCGCTGCCGCTTGGTCGGAACGGAACGATCCATGAAAATGCAAACGGCCGCTTAGGTGAACAAATGGCGTAGACGGATGCACGAGCTTGAACTATGTTGACCTCAATCGAAGGCAACTTCAAGTGCGCCAAGAACTTAGGAGGGCCGCTGTGTACGCTACCGTACCTACTGACGCTTCGCTGAGCAAGAATCGCTTGGTGGCCGCGTTGCCCGAGGCGGAGCGCGAGTTGCTGGAGGCGAACGCCACGTTCGTCGAATTGCCGCGTAAGCGCCTGTTATACGACGCCAACCAGCCGATCGAGGCCGTGTACTTTCTCATCGACGGAATCGCGTCGGTGCTGAGTGTCATGGTCGACGGCACCGCGGTGGAAACCGCGACGATTGGCCGCGAGGGCATGATCGGGATGGCGCGCTTCCACGGCGTCGACATGACGCCCGAGCAGGCGATGATGCAGGTGTCGGGACGAGGCTACCGCGTCGACGCGGAAACGTTCGCCGCGCTCCTGCCGCAGCTGCCCGCCCTCACGGCGCTGCTGCACCGGTTCTCCGTCGTCATGTTCACGCTCGCCGCTCAGAATTCCGGCTGCAACCGCAAGCATTCGATCGAGCAGCGGTGCTGTCGCTGGCTGCTGATGGTGTACGAGCGACTCGAGCGCGACACGTTCGACCTCACGCACGATTTCATCGCGCAAATGCTTGGCGTGCGCCGCGCGAGCGTCACCGAGACGCTCGGCCTGTTCGAGAAGCGCGGCTTCATCGAGATGGGCCGCGGGCGCATCAAGGTGATCGACCGGGCGGGACTGGAAGGCTGTTGCTGCGAGTGCTTCTCCGTCATTCAGAGCGTCGTCAGACGGCTGCTGCGCGGCGAAGCGATGCGGAATCCGCTCGCGGGCGTGAAGACGTCCGAGGACGGCGAGTCGACACTGGGCCCGCCGTTCGGCTGATCGG
This region includes:
- a CDS encoding PAS domain S-box protein, which gives rise to MSSKEVPSGRPIVSGPSRRISDRISDSEIWRLAGEFTQIVWRVSADGERIVAPTWTLVTGQMQADMQGGGWLTCVHEADRARVANDWAEARAGEEILNTEFRLRLNNGSHEWFRVRAEPVCNRRGRVKGWIGIASNIDEQKRSDAALRDAADRIRLIVDAARAGTMDWALDTDHIDINSRGRELLGLSETADVTIDMIESAIEPEDRQRFRFAVERSLDPGGSGALDGVFRVSRPSGPAIWVGIRGGVRFLDADDSRSEQPPRGVRLLGVLTDLSREMRELEDRAWLSTLVASSNDAIIAQAPDGVVTHWNAAAERIYGYTADEMVGDSVFRIVPPDQANEQAALLESARHGGDVSNIVTERLAKDGRRLIVAVTLSPIRDATGGVIGLSAIERDITAERFREAQLHEAQKLEAVGQLAGGVAHDLNNILTAMMAGVHLVIQKGDLDTSAQRRLSQVREECFRASGVIRELLAFGRKQVVTLQNCRLNDIVRETEPMLARLIGEDVHLDISLRARKGVYVDRAQMMQVIVSLAVYARDSMPDGGTLTIETADDGDATATGARQVALTVTDTGVGITAETRARLFEPYFTTRKLGWGTGLGLSVVHSIIERFHGTIDVESEPGEGSVFTILLPATDLPSLQSPPGTDAASTPGGRETILLVEDERVLRDQIADALRDLGYTVLEARNGYDALTVLERHNAPVHLVLSDVVMPEMNGATLVAQLREWYPTLRVLFITGYSEQAVASYGVVMPDTALLLKPFMIPDLAARIRAVLDGPRQAGVADSAGEIAVMK
- a CDS encoding winged helix-turn-helix domain-containing protein encodes the protein MDRSVPTKRQRLLDAAASVLEEQGSAMHFSALAAHVYARLGLSDDPPARLNGVLHDDSSGRFRRTGRGTWSLARWA
- a CDS encoding Crp/Fnr family transcriptional regulator; the encoded protein is MYATVPTDASLSKNRLVAALPEAERELLEANATFVELPRKRLLYDANQPIEAVYFLIDGIASVLSVMVDGTAVETATIGREGMIGMARFHGVDMTPEQAMMQVSGRGYRVDAETFAALLPQLPALTALLHRFSVVMFTLAAQNSGCNRKHSIEQRCCRWLLMVYERLERDTFDLTHDFIAQMLGVRRASVTETLGLFEKRGFIEMGRGRIKVIDRAGLEGCCCECFSVIQSVVRRLLRGEAMRNPLAGVKTSEDGESTLGPPFG